A region from the Brachyhypopomus gauderio isolate BG-103 unplaced genomic scaffold, BGAUD_0.2 sc50, whole genome shotgun sequence genome encodes:
- the LOC143487815 gene encoding NACHT, LRR and PYD domains-containing protein 3-like isoform X15 yields the protein MTSRMSVSGEQHTQKGESVTNRKRPDSPEPSCVSMKSDESMEPPLRLRPVTNRKRPDSPEPSCVSMKSDESMEPPLRLRPEVNPNVFSVTKHKRPDSPEPSCVSMKSDESMEPPLRLGPYVNPNVFSVTKRKIPNSPEPSCVSMKSDESMEPPLCLRPEVNPNVFSVTKRKRLNSPETICVSMKIDESMETPLRLRPVTKRKRLNSPETSCVSMKSDESMEPPLRLRPVTKRKIPNSPEPSCVSMKSDESMEPPLRLRPEVNPNVFSELKGNVTDIDGEQRKSRPVQTKMVSIYQQNLKHKLLEKCKKINEGISDHGSSTLLNEIYTELYITEGGSGDVNNEHEVRQIETASRRPATQETPIKCNDLFKDKPIRRVLTKGVAGIGKTVSVQKFILDWAEGRDNQDVCFIFPLPFRELNLIKKEKKFSLMDLLHHFFPETKQLQLIDCDAYKVIFIFDGLDEYRLPLDFQNNERLSDITESTSVDLLLTNLIKRNLLPSALLWITSRPAAANQIPPECVDLVTEVRGFSDPQKEEYFRKRISDQILAHRIISHMKSSRSLYIMCHIPVFCWIAATVLESMLGEAESGEIPKTLTQMFTHFLIFNIKHKDRKYHRKTDTDPHQTRNIVLALGKLAFQQLERGNLIFYEEDLRECGIDVKEVSVYSGVCTQIFREESGLHLGKVFSFVHLSVQEFLAALYTFFSFISNNTNVLEHQTTADLHDVKRSTMSDFLKKAVDKALQSENGHLDLFLRFLLGLSLESNQTLLRGLLTQTGSSSHSTEETVKHIKKKIKKNLSPEKTINLFHCLNELNDHSLVQGVQKYLNRGGDRRLRGVRLSSAQWSALVFVLLISDEELDEFDLGKYHPSEKCLLRLLPVVTASRKADLSECSITEEGCAALCSALRSNPSSHLRELKLNYNEPRDSGVKHLSALLEDPHCTLEKLDVSWCWIREEGCAALCSALRSNPSSHLRELNLNKNEPGDSGVKQLSALLKDRHCTLEKLDLSECSIREEGCAALCSAVRSNPSSHLRVLNLNKNKPGDSGVKQLSALLKYPHCTLEKLELSSCSIGEEGCAALCSALRSNPSSQLRKLNLHYNEPGDSGVKQLSALLEDPHCTLEKLDLSSCSIREEGCAALCSALRSNPSSHLRELNLDYNEPGDSGVKQLSALLEDPHCTLEILDISLCL from the exons TGTGACGAACCGTAAAAGACCTGACTCACCtgaacccagctgtgtgtccatgaaAAGTGATGAATCAATGGAACCTCCATTACGTTTGAGACC TGTGACGAACCGTAAAAGACCTGACTCACCtgaacccagctgtgtgtccatgaaAAGTGATGAATCAATGGAACCTCCATTACGTTTGAGACCGGAAGTGAATCCTAatgtgttcag TGTGACGAAGCATAAAAGACCTGACTCACCtgaacccagctgtgtgtccatgaaAAGTGATGAATCAATGGAACCTCCATTACGTTTGGGACCGTATGTGAATCCTAatgtgttcag TGTGACGAAGCGTAAAATACCTAACTCACCtgaacccagctgtgtgtccatgaaAAGTGATGAATCAATGGAACCTCCATTATGTTTGAGACCGGAAGTGAATCCTAatgtgttcag TGTGACGAAGCGTAAAAGACTCAACTCACCTGAAACCATCTGTGTGTCCATGAAAATTGATGAATCAATGGAAACTCCATTACGTTTGAGACC TGTGACGAAGCGTAAAAGACTTAACTCACCTGAAACcagctgtgtgtccatgaaAAGTGATGAATCAATGGAACCTCCATTACGTTTGAGACC TGTGACGAAGCGTAAAATACCTAACTCACCTGAACCTAGCTGTGTGTCCATGAAAAGTGATGAATCAATGGAACCTCCATTACGTTTGAGACCGGAAGTGAATCCTAatgtgttcag TGAACTAAAAGGGAATGTTACGGACATCGACGGAGAACAAAGGAAGTCTAGACCAGTACAGACCA AGATGGTCTCTATATATCAGCAAAATCTCAAACACAAACTACTggagaaatgtaaaaaaattaatgaaggAATCTCAGATCATGGAAGCTCAACCcttctgaatgagatctacacagagctctacatcacagagggagggagtggagatgtcaataatgaacatgaggtgagacagattgagacagcatccaggagaccagcaacacaggagacacccatcaaatgtaatgacctCTTCAAAGACAAACCCATCAGAAGagtgctgactaaaggagttgctggaattgggaaaacagtctctgtgcagaagtTCATTCTGGACTGGGCTGAAGGAAGAGACAATCAGGACGTCTgcttcatatttccacttccttttagggagctgaatttgataaagaaggagaaaaagtTCAGTCTGATGGATCTGCTTCATCACTTTTTCCCAGAAACAAAACAATTACAGTTAATAGATTGTGATGCTTATAAAGTCATTTTtatctttgatggtctggatgaatatcgacttcctctagatttccagAATAATGAGAGGTTATCAGACATAACGGAGTCGACCTCAGTGGATTtgctgctgacaaacctcattaagaggaatctgcttccctctgctctcctctggataacctctcgaccagcagcagccaatcagatccctcctgagtgtgttgacctggtaacagaggtacgagggttcagtgaccctcagaaagaggagtacttcagAAAGAGAATCAGTGATCAGATTCTGGCTCacagaatcatctcacacatgaagtcttcaagaagcctctacatcatgtgccacattccagtcttctgttggattgcagccactgttctagagagcatgttgggtgaagcagagagtggagagatccccaagactctgactcagatgttcacacacttcctgatcttTAACATCAAACACAAGGACAGAAAGTACCATAGAAAAACTGACACCGATCCTCACCAGACTAGAAATATTGTTctggcactgggaaaactggctttccaacagctggaaaggggcaacctgatcttctatgaggaagacctgagagagtgtggcattgatgtcaaagaagtgtcagtgtactcaggagtgtgtacccagatcttcagagaggagtCTGGACTGCACCTGgggaaggtgttcagctttgtacatctgagtgttcaggagtttctggctgctttatatacatttttctccttcatctccaacaacacaaatgtGCTGGAACATCAAACCACTGCAGACCTACATGACGTTAAAAGATCAACAATGTCTGACTTCCTTAAGAAAgcagtggacaaggccttacagagtgagaatggacacctggaccttttcctccgcttccttctgggtctctcactggagtccaatcagactctcttacgaggtctactgacacagacaggaagcagctcacacagcacagaggaaaCAGTCAAGCACATCAAGAAGAAGATCAAGAAGAATCTCTCTCCAGAGAAAAccatcaatctgttccactgtctgaatgaactgaatgatcattctctaGTGCAGGGAGTTCAAAAATATCTGAACAGAGGAGGTGACCGTCGTCTCCGTGGAGTCAGACTCTCTTCTGCGcagtggtcagctctggtgtttgtgttgctgatcTCAGATGAGGAGCTGGATGAGTTTGACCTGGGTAAATATCACCCATCAGAGAAATGTCTACTGAGACTGCTGCCAGTGGTCACAGCATCCAGAAAAGCTGA tctgtctgagtgcagtattacagaggaaggctgtgctgctctgtgttcagctctgaggtcaaacccctcatcacacctgagagagctgaaactgaactacAATGAACCaagagactcaggagtgaagcatctctctgctcttctggaggatccacactgtacactggagaaactaga tgtGTCTTGGTGCTggattagagaggaaggctgtgctgctctgtgttcagctctgaggtcaaacccctcatcacacctgagagagctgaatctgaacaagaatgaaccaggagactcaggagtgaagcagctctctgctctactgaaggatcgacactgtacactggagaaactaga tttgTCTgagtgcagtattagagaggaaggctgtgctgctctgtgttcagctgtgaggtcaaacccctcatcacacctgagagtgcTGAATCTGAACAagaataaaccaggagactcaggagtgaagcagctctctgctctactgaagtatccacactgtacactggagaaactaga ACTGTCTAGCTGCAGTAttggagaggaaggctgtgctgctctgtgttcagctctgaggtcaaacccctcatcacaactGAGAAAGCTGAATCTGCActacaatgaaccaggagactcaggagtgaagcagctctctgctctactggaggatccacactgtacactggagaaactaga tctgtctagctgcagtattagagaggaaggctgtgctgctctgtgttcagctctgaggtcaaacccctcatcacacctgagagagctgaatctggactacaatgaaccaggagactcaggagtgaagcagctctctgctctactggaggatccacactgtacactggagatactaga TATCAGCCTATGTCTGTGA
- the LOC143487815 gene encoding NACHT, LRR and PYD domains-containing protein 3-like isoform X12 — MTSRMSVSGEQHTQKGESVTNRKRPDSPEPSCVSMKSDESMEPPLRLRPEVNPNVFSVTNRKRPDSPEPSCVSMKSDESMEPPLRLRPEVNPNVFSVTKHKRPDSPEPSCVSMKSDESMEPPLRLGPYVNPNVFSVTKRKIPNSPEPSCVSMKSDESMEPPLCLRPEVNPNVFSVTKRKRLNSPETICVSMKIDESMETPLRLRPVTKRKRLNSPETSCVSMKSDESMEPPLRLRPVTKRKIPNSPEPSCVSMKSDESMEPPLRLRPEVNPNVFSELKGNVTDIDGEQRKSRPVQTKMVSIYQQNLKHKLLEKCKKINEGISDHGSSTLLNEIYTELYITEGGSGDVNNEHEVRQIETASRRPATQETPIKCNDLFKDKPIRRVLTKGVAGIGKTVSVQKFILDWAEGRDNQDVCFIFPLPFRELNLIKKEKKFSLMDLLHHFFPETKQLQLIDCDAYKVIFIFDGLDEYRLPLDFQNNERLSDITESTSVDLLLTNLIKRNLLPSALLWITSRPAAANQIPPECVDLVTEVRGFSDPQKEEYFRKRISDQILAHRIISHMKSSRSLYIMCHIPVFCWIAATVLESMLGEAESGEIPKTLTQMFTHFLIFNIKHKDRKYHRKTDTDPHQTRNIVLALGKLAFQQLERGNLIFYEEDLRECGIDVKEVSVYSGVCTQIFREESGLHLGKVFSFVHLSVQEFLAALYTFFSFISNNTNVLEHQTTADLHDVKRSTMSDFLKKAVDKALQSENGHLDLFLRFLLGLSLESNQTLLRGLLTQTGSSSHSTEETVKHIKKKIKKNLSPEKTINLFHCLNELNDHSLVQGVQKYLNRGGDRRLRGVRLSSAQWSALVFVLLISDEELDEFDLGKYHPSEKCLLRLLPVVTASRKADLSECSITEEGCAALCSALRSNPSSHLRELKLNYNEPRDSGVKHLSALLEDPHCTLEKLDVSWCWIREEGCAALCSALRSNPSSHLRELNLNKNEPGDSGVKQLSALLKDRHCTLEKLDLSECSIREEGCAALCSAVRSNPSSHLRVLNLNKNKPGDSGVKQLSALLKYPHCTLEKLELSSCSIGEEGCAALCSALRSNPSSQLRKLNLHYNEPGDSGVKQLSALLEDPHCTLEKLDLSSCSIREEGCAALCSALRSNPSSHLRELNLDYNEPGDSGVKQLSALLEDPHCTLEILDISLCL; from the exons TGTGACGAACCGTAAAAGACCTGACTCACCtgaacccagctgtgtgtccatgaaAAGTGATGAATCAATGGAACCTCCATTACGTTTGAGACCGGAAGTGAATCCTAatgtgttcag TGTGACGAACCGTAAAAGACCTGACTCACCtgaacccagctgtgtgtccatgaaAAGTGATGAATCAATGGAACCTCCATTACGTTTGAGACCGGAAGTGAATCCTAatgtgttcag TGTGACGAAGCATAAAAGACCTGACTCACCtgaacccagctgtgtgtccatgaaAAGTGATGAATCAATGGAACCTCCATTACGTTTGGGACCGTATGTGAATCCTAatgtgttcag TGTGACGAAGCGTAAAATACCTAACTCACCtgaacccagctgtgtgtccatgaaAAGTGATGAATCAATGGAACCTCCATTATGTTTGAGACCGGAAGTGAATCCTAatgtgttcag TGTGACGAAGCGTAAAAGACTCAACTCACCTGAAACCATCTGTGTGTCCATGAAAATTGATGAATCAATGGAAACTCCATTACGTTTGAGACC TGTGACGAAGCGTAAAAGACTTAACTCACCTGAAACcagctgtgtgtccatgaaAAGTGATGAATCAATGGAACCTCCATTACGTTTGAGACC TGTGACGAAGCGTAAAATACCTAACTCACCTGAACCTAGCTGTGTGTCCATGAAAAGTGATGAATCAATGGAACCTCCATTACGTTTGAGACCGGAAGTGAATCCTAatgtgttcag TGAACTAAAAGGGAATGTTACGGACATCGACGGAGAACAAAGGAAGTCTAGACCAGTACAGACCA AGATGGTCTCTATATATCAGCAAAATCTCAAACACAAACTACTggagaaatgtaaaaaaattaatgaaggAATCTCAGATCATGGAAGCTCAACCcttctgaatgagatctacacagagctctacatcacagagggagggagtggagatgtcaataatgaacatgaggtgagacagattgagacagcatccaggagaccagcaacacaggagacacccatcaaatgtaatgacctCTTCAAAGACAAACCCATCAGAAGagtgctgactaaaggagttgctggaattgggaaaacagtctctgtgcagaagtTCATTCTGGACTGGGCTGAAGGAAGAGACAATCAGGACGTCTgcttcatatttccacttccttttagggagctgaatttgataaagaaggagaaaaagtTCAGTCTGATGGATCTGCTTCATCACTTTTTCCCAGAAACAAAACAATTACAGTTAATAGATTGTGATGCTTATAAAGTCATTTTtatctttgatggtctggatgaatatcgacttcctctagatttccagAATAATGAGAGGTTATCAGACATAACGGAGTCGACCTCAGTGGATTtgctgctgacaaacctcattaagaggaatctgcttccctctgctctcctctggataacctctcgaccagcagcagccaatcagatccctcctgagtgtgttgacctggtaacagaggtacgagggttcagtgaccctcagaaagaggagtacttcagAAAGAGAATCAGTGATCAGATTCTGGCTCacagaatcatctcacacatgaagtcttcaagaagcctctacatcatgtgccacattccagtcttctgttggattgcagccactgttctagagagcatgttgggtgaagcagagagtggagagatccccaagactctgactcagatgttcacacacttcctgatcttTAACATCAAACACAAGGACAGAAAGTACCATAGAAAAACTGACACCGATCCTCACCAGACTAGAAATATTGTTctggcactgggaaaactggctttccaacagctggaaaggggcaacctgatcttctatgaggaagacctgagagagtgtggcattgatgtcaaagaagtgtcagtgtactcaggagtgtgtacccagatcttcagagaggagtCTGGACTGCACCTGgggaaggtgttcagctttgtacatctgagtgttcaggagtttctggctgctttatatacatttttctccttcatctccaacaacacaaatgtGCTGGAACATCAAACCACTGCAGACCTACATGACGTTAAAAGATCAACAATGTCTGACTTCCTTAAGAAAgcagtggacaaggccttacagagtgagaatggacacctggaccttttcctccgcttccttctgggtctctcactggagtccaatcagactctcttacgaggtctactgacacagacaggaagcagctcacacagcacagaggaaaCAGTCAAGCACATCAAGAAGAAGATCAAGAAGAATCTCTCTCCAGAGAAAAccatcaatctgttccactgtctgaatgaactgaatgatcattctctaGTGCAGGGAGTTCAAAAATATCTGAACAGAGGAGGTGACCGTCGTCTCCGTGGAGTCAGACTCTCTTCTGCGcagtggtcagctctggtgtttgtgttgctgatcTCAGATGAGGAGCTGGATGAGTTTGACCTGGGTAAATATCACCCATCAGAGAAATGTCTACTGAGACTGCTGCCAGTGGTCACAGCATCCAGAAAAGCTGA tctgtctgagtgcagtattacagaggaaggctgtgctgctctgtgttcagctctgaggtcaaacccctcatcacacctgagagagctgaaactgaactacAATGAACCaagagactcaggagtgaagcatctctctgctcttctggaggatccacactgtacactggagaaactaga tgtGTCTTGGTGCTggattagagaggaaggctgtgctgctctgtgttcagctctgaggtcaaacccctcatcacacctgagagagctgaatctgaacaagaatgaaccaggagactcaggagtgaagcagctctctgctctactgaaggatcgacactgtacactggagaaactaga tttgTCTgagtgcagtattagagaggaaggctgtgctgctctgtgttcagctgtgaggtcaaacccctcatcacacctgagagtgcTGAATCTGAACAagaataaaccaggagactcaggagtgaagcagctctctgctctactgaagtatccacactgtacactggagaaactaga ACTGTCTAGCTGCAGTAttggagaggaaggctgtgctgctctgtgttcagctctgaggtcaaacccctcatcacaactGAGAAAGCTGAATCTGCActacaatgaaccaggagactcaggagtgaagcagctctctgctctactggaggatccacactgtacactggagaaactaga tctgtctagctgcagtattagagaggaaggctgtgctgctctgtgttcagctctgaggtcaaacccctcatcacacctgagagagctgaatctggactacaatgaaccaggagactcaggagtgaagcagctctctgctctactggaggatccacactgtacactggagatactaga TATCAGCCTATGTCTGTGA
- the LOC143487815 gene encoding NACHT, LRR and PYD domains-containing protein 3-like isoform X16, whose translation MTSRMSVSGEQHTQKGESVTNRKRPDSPEPSCVSMKSDESMEPPLRLRPEVNPNVFSVTNRKRPDSPEPSCVSMKSDESMEPPLRLRPEVNPNVFSVTKHKRPDSPEPSCVSMKSDESMEPPLRLGPYVNPNVFSVTKRKIPNSPEPSCVSMKSDESMEPPLCLRPEVNPNVFSVTKRKRLNSPETSCVSMKSDESMEPPLRLRPVTKRKIPNSPEPSCVSMKSDESMEPPLRLRPEVNPNVFSELKGNVTDIDGEQRKSRPVQTKMVSIYQQNLKHKLLEKCKKINEGISDHGSSTLLNEIYTELYITEGGSGDVNNEHEVRQIETASRRPATQETPIKCNDLFKDKPIRRVLTKGVAGIGKTVSVQKFILDWAEGRDNQDVCFIFPLPFRELNLIKKEKKFSLMDLLHHFFPETKQLQLIDCDAYKVIFIFDGLDEYRLPLDFQNNERLSDITESTSVDLLLTNLIKRNLLPSALLWITSRPAAANQIPPECVDLVTEVRGFSDPQKEEYFRKRISDQILAHRIISHMKSSRSLYIMCHIPVFCWIAATVLESMLGEAESGEIPKTLTQMFTHFLIFNIKHKDRKYHRKTDTDPHQTRNIVLALGKLAFQQLERGNLIFYEEDLRECGIDVKEVSVYSGVCTQIFREESGLHLGKVFSFVHLSVQEFLAALYTFFSFISNNTNVLEHQTTADLHDVKRSTMSDFLKKAVDKALQSENGHLDLFLRFLLGLSLESNQTLLRGLLTQTGSSSHSTEETVKHIKKKIKKNLSPEKTINLFHCLNELNDHSLVQGVQKYLNRGGDRRLRGVRLSSAQWSALVFVLLISDEELDEFDLGKYHPSEKCLLRLLPVVTASRKADLSECSITEEGCAALCSALRSNPSSHLRELKLNYNEPRDSGVKHLSALLEDPHCTLEKLDVSWCWIREEGCAALCSALRSNPSSHLRELNLNKNEPGDSGVKQLSALLKDRHCTLEKLDLSECSIREEGCAALCSAVRSNPSSHLRVLNLNKNKPGDSGVKQLSALLKYPHCTLEKLELSSCSIGEEGCAALCSALRSNPSSQLRKLNLHYNEPGDSGVKQLSALLEDPHCTLEKLDLSSCSIREEGCAALCSALRSNPSSHLRELNLDYNEPGDSGVKQLSALLEDPHCTLEILDISLCL comes from the exons TGTGACGAACCGTAAAAGACCTGACTCACCtgaacccagctgtgtgtccatgaaAAGTGATGAATCAATGGAACCTCCATTACGTTTGAGACCGGAAGTGAATCCTAatgtgttcag TGTGACGAACCGTAAAAGACCTGACTCACCtgaacccagctgtgtgtccatgaaAAGTGATGAATCAATGGAACCTCCATTACGTTTGAGACCGGAAGTGAATCCTAatgtgttcag TGTGACGAAGCATAAAAGACCTGACTCACCtgaacccagctgtgtgtccatgaaAAGTGATGAATCAATGGAACCTCCATTACGTTTGGGACCGTATGTGAATCCTAatgtgttcag TGTGACGAAGCGTAAAATACCTAACTCACCtgaacccagctgtgtgtccatgaaAAGTGATGAATCAATGGAACCTCCATTATGTTTGAGACCGGAAGTGAATCCTAatgtgttcag TGTGACGAAGCGTAAAAGACTTAACTCACCTGAAACcagctgtgtgtccatgaaAAGTGATGAATCAATGGAACCTCCATTACGTTTGAGACC TGTGACGAAGCGTAAAATACCTAACTCACCTGAACCTAGCTGTGTGTCCATGAAAAGTGATGAATCAATGGAACCTCCATTACGTTTGAGACCGGAAGTGAATCCTAatgtgttcag TGAACTAAAAGGGAATGTTACGGACATCGACGGAGAACAAAGGAAGTCTAGACCAGTACAGACCA AGATGGTCTCTATATATCAGCAAAATCTCAAACACAAACTACTggagaaatgtaaaaaaattaatgaaggAATCTCAGATCATGGAAGCTCAACCcttctgaatgagatctacacagagctctacatcacagagggagggagtggagatgtcaataatgaacatgaggtgagacagattgagacagcatccaggagaccagcaacacaggagacacccatcaaatgtaatgacctCTTCAAAGACAAACCCATCAGAAGagtgctgactaaaggagttgctggaattgggaaaacagtctctgtgcagaagtTCATTCTGGACTGGGCTGAAGGAAGAGACAATCAGGACGTCTgcttcatatttccacttccttttagggagctgaatttgataaagaaggagaaaaagtTCAGTCTGATGGATCTGCTTCATCACTTTTTCCCAGAAACAAAACAATTACAGTTAATAGATTGTGATGCTTATAAAGTCATTTTtatctttgatggtctggatgaatatcgacttcctctagatttccagAATAATGAGAGGTTATCAGACATAACGGAGTCGACCTCAGTGGATTtgctgctgacaaacctcattaagaggaatctgcttccctctgctctcctctggataacctctcgaccagcagcagccaatcagatccctcctgagtgtgttgacctggtaacagaggtacgagggttcagtgaccctcagaaagaggagtacttcagAAAGAGAATCAGTGATCAGATTCTGGCTCacagaatcatctcacacatgaagtcttcaagaagcctctacatcatgtgccacattccagtcttctgttggattgcagccactgttctagagagcatgttgggtgaagcagagagtggagagatccccaagactctgactcagatgttcacacacttcctgatcttTAACATCAAACACAAGGACAGAAAGTACCATAGAAAAACTGACACCGATCCTCACCAGACTAGAAATATTGTTctggcactgggaaaactggctttccaacagctggaaaggggcaacctgatcttctatgaggaagacctgagagagtgtggcattgatgtcaaagaagtgtcagtgtactcaggagtgtgtacccagatcttcagagaggagtCTGGACTGCACCTGgggaaggtgttcagctttgtacatctgagtgttcaggagtttctggctgctttatatacatttttctccttcatctccaacaacacaaatgtGCTGGAACATCAAACCACTGCAGACCTACATGACGTTAAAAGATCAACAATGTCTGACTTCCTTAAGAAAgcagtggacaaggccttacagagtgagaatggacacctggaccttttcctccgcttccttctgggtctctcactggagtccaatcagactctcttacgaggtctactgacacagacaggaagcagctcacacagcacagaggaaaCAGTCAAGCACATCAAGAAGAAGATCAAGAAGAATCTCTCTCCAGAGAAAAccatcaatctgttccactgtctgaatgaactgaatgatcattctctaGTGCAGGGAGTTCAAAAATATCTGAACAGAGGAGGTGACCGTCGTCTCCGTGGAGTCAGACTCTCTTCTGCGcagtggtcagctctggtgtttgtgttgctgatcTCAGATGAGGAGCTGGATGAGTTTGACCTGGGTAAATATCACCCATCAGAGAAATGTCTACTGAGACTGCTGCCAGTGGTCACAGCATCCAGAAAAGCTGA tctgtctgagtgcagtattacagaggaaggctgtgctgctctgtgttcagctctgaggtcaaacccctcatcacacctgagagagctgaaactgaactacAATGAACCaagagactcaggagtgaagcatctctctgctcttctggaggatccacactgtacactggagaaactaga tgtGTCTTGGTGCTggattagagaggaaggctgtgctgctctgtgttcagctctgaggtcaaacccctcatcacacctgagagagctgaatctgaacaagaatgaaccaggagactcaggagtgaagcagctctctgctctactgaaggatcgacactgtacactggagaaactaga tttgTCTgagtgcagtattagagaggaaggctgtgctgctctgtgttcagctgtgaggtcaaacccctcatcacacctgagagtgcTGAATCTGAACAagaataaaccaggagactcaggagtgaagcagctctctgctctactgaagtatccacactgtacactggagaaactaga ACTGTCTAGCTGCAGTAttggagaggaaggctgtgctgctctgtgttcagctctgaggtcaaacccctcatcacaactGAGAAAGCTGAATCTGCActacaatgaaccaggagactcaggagtgaagcagctctctgctctactggaggatccacactgtacactggagaaactaga tctgtctagctgcagtattagagaggaaggctgtgctgctctgtgttcagctctgaggtcaaacccctcatcacacctgagagagctgaatctggactacaatgaaccaggagactcaggagtgaagcagctctctgctctactggaggatccacactgtacactggagatactaga TATCAGCCTATGTCTGTGA